From one Thamnophis elegans isolate rThaEle1 chromosome 9, rThaEle1.pri, whole genome shotgun sequence genomic stretch:
- the LOC116513231 gene encoding G protein-regulated inducer of neurite outgrowth 3-like → MGTVQDPLRSTKLSLVTAEESPKHLCKQASIESSSNGYPFTAKDQLSGGCLLEVNSGRETNVPKSDWHCEYDIKHPNILSPGSFSFSKEGSMAAPEPVSYAKQEGSRAKVQASIPEAHPSEHGEVKVPLTQEANQNIPSSGGQSCNIIDKATVLPGGDLDVTESKSKDYSIVPSLPIYSDIQQASPVGKDTMCEVIISETSQVLVSSDEVGLNPKAPVGVETELGNANDANVCPKTEPQTASEFSNLETSCMGSEEPTAKVVPNLSKFKDTGTMTVKPENKSVEAETISRTHQDAEVQAVASVESRSASTSPSILTAFLRENMSPEAKQDQDQLHVIYTGARGKEQPEIIGDFAATVQTPSPIGIMHKVRVQIPPARENPLGSPNVRLQENLTNMHDPICAALLDKAARVCSSDDSQETLAKRTEVQTTGVAKNRGDVPQQLSDNSVLQKARPVSQISLSSSHPPVSTQHSANFETKLPPCFATPSIDSRYQPADPSSFREHPLPLCPRTSEQAKAIVIGMDTERTYQEKQLQIKAVDNLETALPSFPIAMHLKREGKVHLISEEQKINMTGSIIGSRTMSAPVVAESKQDTVPGNSKTETLASQNPISKLSRSFGAAIGIQSDKIQKGLVLDVPAAPTSSSPTPRLGEKKKGPKAFAAEAKMHLKQSKRVRDVVWDEQGMTWEVYGASLDPESLGIAIQNHLQRQIREHEKLIKAQSPQARKSISSDTSSNKKLKGRHHSVFQSMLQNFRRPNCCVRPGASSVLD, encoded by the coding sequence ATGGGGACCGTACAAGATCCACTGAGATCTACTAAGCTTTCATTGGTCACAGCTGAAGAATCTCCTAAACACCTGTGCAAGCAAGCGAGCATAGAAAGCAGCAGTAATGGATATCCTTTTACTgccaaggaccagctgtctggagGATGCTTGTTGGAAGTGAACTCTGGCAGAGAAACCAACGTTCCAAAGAGTGACTGGCATTGTGAATATGACATTAAGCATCCAAACATACTTTCTCCTGGGTCCTTCAGCTTTTCCAAAGAAGGCAGCATGGCAGCTCCAGAACCAGTAAGTTACGCTAAGCAGGAGGGCTCTAGAGCCAAGGTCCAAGCCTCAATACCTGAAGCCCACCCCTCAGAGCATGGTGAAGTTAAAGTGCCTCTTACCCAAGAGGCTAACCAAAATATTCCAAGCAGTGGCGGACAGTCATGTAATATAATTGATAAAGCAACCGTACTTCCTGGAGGAGACCTTGATGTTACGGAGAGCAAATCCAAGGATTATTCCAttgttccttcccttcctatttaTTCTGATATCCAGCAAGCATCTCCTGTGGGGAAGGACACTATGTGCGAAGTTATCATCTCTGAAACCAGTCAAGTCTTGGTTTCGTCTGATGAGGTGGGTCTCAATCCAAAAGCTCCTGTTGGTGTGGAAACGGAATTGGGGAATGCAAATGATGCAAATGTCTGTCCTAAGACTGAGCCACAGACTGCATCCGAATTTAGCAACCTGGAGACATCGTGTATGGGCAGTGAGGAGCCTACAGCAAAAGTGGTACCAAACCTGTCCAAATTCAAAGACACAGGTACAATGACTGTAAAGCCCGAGAACAAATCTGTAGAGGCAGAGACGATAAGCAGGACTCATCAAGACGCTGAGGTTCAAGCTGTAGCCAGTGTGGAAAGCAGGTCAGCTTCTACCAGCCCAAGTATCTTGACAGCATTCTTGAGGGAGAACATGTCTCCTGAGGCGAAACAAGACCAAGATCAGTTGCACGTGATTTACACGGGAGCCAGAGGGAAAGAGCAACCTGAAATCATTGGTGACTTTGCAGCCACTGTCCAAACACCTTCCCCCATTGGCATCATGCACAAGGTACGTGTTCAAATACCACCTGCAAGAGAAAACCCTCTGGGAAGTCCTAATGTCAGACTTCAGGAGAATCTCACAAACATGCACGATCCGATCTGCGCAGCTTTGTTGGATAAGGCAGCAAGGGTGTGTTCATCTGATGATTCTCAGGAAACTTTGGCCAAGAGGACAGAGGTGCAAACGACGGGCGTGGCTAAAAATCGCGGCGACGTTCCGCAGCAACTGTCAGACAATTCGGTTTTGCAGAAGGCAAGACCCGTTTCCCAAATCAGTCTGAGTTCTAGTCATCCGCCCGTGTCTACCCAGCACTCTGCAAACTTTGAAACCAAACTACCTCCATGTTTTGCAACCCCAAGCATCGATAGTAGATATCAACCCGCTGATCCCTCTTCGTTCCGAGAACATCCTCTTCCTTTGTGTCCCAGGACATCTGAACAAGCCAAGGCTATAGTTATCGGTATGGATACTGAAAGGACCTATCAGGAGAAACAGCTGCAGATCAAGGCTGTTGATAACCTTGAGACAGCTCTGCCCAGTTTTCCCATTGCTATGCAtctaaagagagaaggaaaggtcCATCTCATATCTGAAGAACAAAAGATCAACATGACAGGGTCTATTATTGGCTCCCGAACAATGAGTGCTCCAGTTGTAGCAGAAAGCAAGCAAGATACGGTTCCTGGTAATTCCAAGACAGAAACTTTGGCCAGTCAGAATCCAATCTCCAAGTTGAGTAGAAGTTTTGGCGCTGCCATAGGAATCCAGAGTGATAAAATCCAGAAGGGCCTGGTGCTTGATGTGCCAGCTGCTCCTACTTCTTCAAGTCCTACACCACGTCTTGGTGAAAAGAAGAAAGGGCCCAAGGCTTTTGCTGCCGAGGCGAAAATGCACCTGAAGCAGTCCAAGCGTGTTAGGGATGTTGTGTGGGATGAACAGGGCATGACCTGGGAGGTTTATGGAGCATCCCTAGATCCAGAATCGTTGGGAATCGCTATCCAGAACCACTTGCAGAGGCAGATCAGAGAGCATGAAAAACTGATCAAGGCTCAAAGCCCCCAGGCCCGTAAATCCATATCTTCAGatacatcttcaaacaaaaaatTGAAAGGGAGGCATCACAGCGTTTTTCAGTCCATGCTGCAGAATTTCCGGCGCCCAAATTGTTGCGTTCGTCCTGGGGCTTCTTCTGTGttggactga